The segment GACTTCATCCCCTTAGGAAGATCGACTTGGGAGATATCTCCCGTTATCACCATTTTCGATCCAAAGCCTAGTCTTGTAAGGAACATTTTCATCTGGGCTGCCGTTGTATTCTGCGCTTCATCCAGGATGACAAATGCATCGTCTAATGTCCGGCCCCTCATATATGCCAATGGAGCAATTTCGATTGTCCCTCTTTCAATCAATCTTTGTGTGTGCTCAGACCCAAACACATCATGCAGTGCATCATACAATGGGCGGAGATACGGATCCACTTTCTCTTTTAAGTCTCCTGGAAGAAAGCCCAGACTTTCTCCTGCTTCCACTGCGGGTCGGGTTAGGATGATACGCTTCACTTGTCCATTTTTCAATGCGGTGACTGCCATCACGACAGCCAAATAGGTTTTCCCTGTTCCCGCTGGACCGATACCGAATACCAGATCTTTTTTACGGATGGCTGAAACGTACTGTCTTTGTCCCAATGTTTTAACGCGGATGGATTTACCTTTAACATTCTTGGTCAATTCTTCATCATAAAGCTCTAAAAAAGAGTCAATCTTATCCTCTTTTGCGAGCTGTATTGCATAGATGACATCTCGCTCACTGATGGAAACACCCTTTCGGATAACCTGCAACAGATGTTGAATGACGATGTCCACTATCTCCACCTGTTTCACATCTCCGGATACATTCACTGTTTCTCCGCGTGTCACAATGGACACATTCAACTCTTCTTCCATTCTCTTCAGATGTACATCCTGGTTTCCAAATAGTGCAATTGCTTCGTTTGGATTATTTAGTTGTTGATTCATCATCACTAGTTCTTCTGACATTCATTAGTCTCCTTGAATAATTGGTTCGATTTTGACAATATTTTCAATGACTTGGTAATGTATATCTACCCTTACTTTACCATTCTCCTTATGAGTGCGCAAAACTTTTTCACCTTTTATCGCCGCATCTCCATCCAGATTGGAGAGAACTTGATTTCTTCCCATTTCCAGTGCCTGTTCAATCACTTCTTCATCATCATAAATTCTCTCGACAATTTCTTGTTCATAAACGGTTTTCCCTACATAGGAGATGGGCAGCTTCCATTTCCAGAAATAAAAAGGTCGTTCCGCTTCATATTCCTCTTGTCTTTCAAAATCCTTGTTGAAAAATCCCCATACCGGCATTTTCAGACTACCCACCTTAATAGAGTGCCTGTTAAAAGCTTCTCCTGTTAAAACCGGCAGTGTCGTCTTGATAGGGATATCCGCTTGCGTTAAGTACCAAGTTTCCCCTAACACCTCTCCAACAGCCGCAATCGATTTTTTATTATCTTCTTTCCCTATAAGTCCAGATACCAAAACTTGACCTTTATCCACGTAATCATTTACCTGTACAAGTGGTTGTCCTTTTTCCACATATATTTTAGCAATCATCGCTTTTTTCTTTGCAACAAGGCTTCTAGGGCTTAAGGTTTCTATCTTTTTCGGTTCATTTTTTTCCACCACTTCAAAATGGTAGGATGTTCCGTTTAAAACAACACCTATCCATGTAATTTCACTTATTGTGTCCGTTAAACTGCGCTGAATACTCTCAACATCCATAAGGAAAAATTGGAACTTCCCCTTTTTCACGCCAAGCTTGTCCAACTCCTGCATAATCTTGTGCTCAGTTGCAGGCTCAGCCCCCTTTATTTCAATACTCCAAACCATATTAGATAATAAGAATACGGTGAGGAAGCAAAGGATAACCCCGACAATCAATCCGCTATTCTTAAGGGAATACTGTGTTAGGAAAGGGAGTCCTTTTCTCGTAAGAAATCGGAAAGTACAATCCTGCCTCTTAATGAGGGATCTGAGCTTCTTTACATCCTTCAAAAGTACATGGCAGGTATATGCCTCCTGCCCCAGTTTTTTCACATTCCATATCTGTATCCCGTTCCGGGTACAATCATTAAGGAACCTTTCTATACCTTTGCCATGAATAATTATCTTAACGCTACCTGTAAAAAAGTTCATCCATTGATTTTTCATGTGAATCCCCCTATTTTATTCTTCCAGATACATTACTTGACTGATCTTCCCTTCAAGTAGGATCTCTTCAGGTAAGATGGTTCTGATCACAAACGAATCCCCTTTTACGAGAAGCTGTCCCTGTTTCAGCAGCAAGCGAATTTCCGTATCGCTAAACGTAATCAACCCTCGGTGATTTTCAATATATATATGTATTTGTCCTATCATTGTTATGCGTGGCAGATCCATCATGACATCTGCGGGTAATTCCATATTGTTGGTGATCCAGTTATTCATACGGGAACGAAACTTTTTCAGCATGGAATAACCCCCTTTCCTTTCATATGTATGAAGGGAGGAGAGGGTTTAACACAGAATTTTTCGGTCTGTTATGGCGGTGGACCCTGTTTGATTTTAATGCACATAAAAACCCCTGTAGAAACATTAGATTCCTACAGGGGTTTAACGTTAATTATTTTCTTTTGGAAAAGTGTTCTGCGTAAACAGGACGATGAGGGTTTCTAGAACGAGGCTGGCCTAAAATTTCAGACCACATCACACCTTCTACCACACGGTTCGGTTTAATACGATGACGGGAATTCACGACTTTTCCTTCTGAAAGCTTAAGTTCATCCCTTAGGATAGGACTGTCCTTGGAGATTTCCTGACCTTTAATGGACAGCTCTTTCACCTCTTGGGACACCCTCTCTCTAATAGGGGTAACCTGTTCTCTCTTCTTTTCCACTTTCTCTAGGTAAGGGTTCACTTTTTCCCGAACTTTTTGTTCAAGCTCTTCAAGTTTGCCTTCACCGAATACATCTATATCCCAGTCAAAACGTGGTTTTTCTTCCCTCTTAGGAGTAGAGGCGCTTTCGCGTCTGTAATCCTCATAGTCATCCTGCCTTTTTTGTGCAGCCTGTGAAGCAGCTTGTTGACGTTGTTGTTGCTGTCGCTTTTGCTGTTGCTGCTGTTGTCGCTGCTGCTCTTCTTGCTTCTTGCCCCTAAATAGGCTCGAAATGATACCTAGCAGTACAATCAATAGCCAGGGAGCCTGCTGAAAAATATCAAAAATCATTTCCAATTGCACATCATCCTCCCTTCCTTAAAGGAGTTGCAGGAAAAGCGATTCAGCTTTTCCCGTTTCATTTTCTAGCTTACTTCTCGCCATCTTCAGGCTGATCAGAAAGTTTTCCAATGGAGTCTCTCATATCCGTATCAGCTGTAATGTTCTGGATATTCATGTAATCCATTACACCGATGTTGCCAGAACGTAAAGCTTCTGCCATTGCAAGAGGTACTTCCGCTTCGGCTTCCACCACTTTCGCACGCATTTCTTCTACGCGGGCGCGCATTTCTTGTTCTTGGGCAACGGCCATTGCACGACGTTCTTCTGCTTTTGCTTGTGCAATTTTCTTATCCGCTTCCGCTTGGTCAGTTTGTAATTCAGCACCAATATTTTTCCCGATATCAATATCAGCAATATCGATGGATAAGATTTCAAATGCTGTACCTGCGTCCAGCCCTTTTGATAAAACCGTTTGTGAAATCATGTCAGGGTTTTCCAGTACTTTCTTATGATCTGTTGCAGAACCGATTGTACTTACGATCCCCTCACCTACACGTGCGATAACTGTTTCTTCACCAGCACCACCGACAAGACGCTCAATGTTTGCACGAACGGTGATACGCGCTTTTGCTTTCACTTCAATACCATCCATCGCAACACCGGCGATGAATGGTGTTTCGATTACTTTCGGGTTAACGGACATCTGTACTGCTTCTAAAACGTCACGACCTGCAAGATCAATAGCAGCCGCACGTTCAAATGTCAATTCAATGTTTGCACGTTGAGCCGCGATAAGTGCGTTTACTACACGGTCAACATTACCACCAGCTAAATAATGACTCTCTAATTGATTCGTTGAAACCGCTAATCCAGCTTTATGAGCCTTAATCAGTGGATTAATTACACGACTTGGAATAACACGTCTTAATCTCATCCCTACAAGCGTGAAGATGCTGACTCTTACCCCCGCTGCCAATGCGGAGATCCACAGCATTACCGGTACAAATGTCAGTAATACGGATAAAAAGATAATTCCTAGTACAACAGCTAACAAAATTACTAAAGTAGTTGGATCCATAATCTAATTCCTCCTAAATATTATTCAACAGAATGGATTTCCCGAACGACGATACGGGATCCTTCCGCTTTTACAATTCTCACTTTTTTGTTTGCCCCAATAAAGTTCCCCTCTGTCACAACGTCAATACGTTCTTCGTTGATAACAGCGGTTCCTGCAGGCCGCAGTGGTGTCATGGTGACCCCTTCCTGACCTACCAATTCAATTCTCGATACGTTTGATACATAGCCCTGCTCCGTATTGGTGGAATCCCGGAGTACAATCCGGTCGAACAAACGAATTTTCTTACCGAATACCGTAAATAGAAGCACCATCGCAATTATAGTTACCAACATAGCAATCAATAAGGATAACCCCATTCCTGCAATATCATCTGTCGCCAAAAAGAAACTTGTAATAACTGCGCCCAGTCCGATAACACCAAGTATCCCACCAGGCACAAAGAGCTCTAGCACAATCAGCACCACCCCTACGACAAACAGGATGATCGTTTCCAATCCTGCCAACCCAGCTACAAGATGGCCGTAAAAGAATAATAACAGCGCACTGATTCCCATCGCACCAGGAATACCAAAACCGGGGGAATACAATTCAAGTACGAGTCCAAGCGACCCTATCGACAATAAAATCGGGACCACAATAGGGTCAGTCAAAAATCGCGCAATCTTCTCAGCGAAAGTCACTTCAGAAGTAACAACCTCTGCATTTTCAAATCCTAAGTTACTTAGAAGTTCATCCAGAGTGGAAACAGTTCCTTCTGAATAACCAACCTCCAGGGCATTCTTAGGACCTAATGTAAGCAAAGAGCCTTTTGCAGCCCCTACTTCCGGCAGGTCAATCTCTTTATCTGCCATAGCCATCGCGTATTGTGGATCACGATCATTTGACTCTGCAGCATTTTTCATTTCATTAAGCCAATACGACTGTGCCTTATCTTCCGCAGCATTACCGTCTCCAGTTATAACAGCAGCTGCCCCCATACTTGCATTTGGCGTCATATATATTTCATCAGCATATAATGCTAAGTATGCACCTGCAGATAATGCCCGATTGTTGACAAAGGCAACTGTTGGAATGGAAGTGCCTTGGAAGCTGTCGGCAATTTCACTTGCAGCATCTACAGCCCCACCTGGTGTATTTATTTCAAATACTATTAGATCGGCCCCTGATTCCTCTGCGGTTTCAATGGACCTATTGATAAATGCAAGCAGCCCCTTCTCCACCGTTCCATTGACAGGTATCACATGCACCAACTTCTCGGCACTGCTAGTATGAGATGGAAAAAGCGGTAACGCCGATAAAATAAGTGCAAGGACAAAAGCGCTAATATAACTAATACGAAGAACTTTTTTCATCATGTCCTCCTCTCCAAATACCTTTTCTTTTTATTTTCACCGTAACCAGTATGTAATACGCATGAAAAACCACAAAGTTTCATCGTTGCAGATTTTTTATGCACTATTAGCTAAAATGTGGCGGTTATGTGAACAACATGATTAAAAAAGGGTTTTAATTTCTTAGGAGATTGATTAAAAAATGCAATAAGTCGGATACTACCAATCCTATCGGTGGACTTGGCTAACACAGCTTAAAAAATAGCACCTTACAAAGGTAAGGTGCTATTTTGGGTTTTTATGAAAGATGTTGTTGTACAAGTTTGTTAACAAGGCTACCGTCCGCTTTGCCTTTAACTTTAGGCATCAGTGCTCCCATTACTTTACCCATATCAGCTTTCGAAGAAGCATTAACATCCGCAATCGTCTGTTGGACGATTGCAGACAATTCTTCTTCAGATAGCTGTTTAGGCATATAATGTTCAACTATTGCAATTTCACCCTGTAATTTATGAACCAAGTCTTCACGACCGGCTTTATCAAATTCTTGGAGGGAGTCTTTACGTTGCTTTAATTCACGAGACAATACGGTAAGTTCTTCCTCTTCAGATAAGTCTCTGCCGTGCTTGATCGATTCGTTTTGAATCGAAGACTTAACCATTCGGAGTACGGAAAGCTTCTCTTTGTCCTTATCCTTCATAGCTTGCTTAATATCGGTATTTAAACGCTCGAGAAGACTCATTCTTACACCCTCTTGTTAAAATTTACGCTTTCTAGCAGCTTCAGACTTCTTCTTGCGTCTTACGCTTGGTTTTTCATAGAATTCACGCTTTCTTGCTTCTTGCAACGTTCCAGTCTTTGAAACTGAACGTTTGAAACGGCGAAGAGCATCTTCAAGCGATTCGTTTTTACGAACAACTGTTTTTGACATTCTAATTCCCTCCCTCCAGAACAACCACTAACATTTTCAGAAAAAACATGATCCCATAAATGCAAAAAAGCATGTATAGAACATGTACTTACCAATTATAATATATTCACTATTGCTGGTCAACAATTATAAGGAATTGGTTTAAAACTATCTGGACTAACTATTATTCCGATATAGGTTTAACACCTTGGAATCCTTATTTGCCAGCATGTATTGGGACCTCCCCAAGTATAACGGGATCGAAAGTTCATCCCAGTTTGGCAGTCCATTTTCGGCAAAAAGTGCTTGATCTTTGTAAAATCCTGTCATCTCACCTACAAACCAGTCATGATCACCTTAAGTCTGCTGATCCATCACTTTACATTCATATGCGATGTAAGCCTCTTTTAAAATTGGTGCAGAAACGGTTCTGCCTTGGTCATATTCCATATTCAGTTCTTCAAATTTATTATGCTCTTTTCCAGTCAGCATACCTGACTGCTGAATATAGTGAGCAAATTTTTCCGGGACAAAATTTATCGCAAACTCTCTGGAATTTTCCATTAAGTGATGTGTATATCTTTCCTTCGCAATCGCAACCCCATAGATTGGAGGGTCGTATGAAATATAGCTGTGCCAGCCGGCAGCCATAATGTTCTGCTCCCCGTTCCATTTTGCGGTTACCAGGGCAACCATGCCTGGATAGCTATGCATGACGGTATTGGTCGTCCACTCCCTCATGTATCCTCTCCCCTTTTCTTGTCATTCTTGTCCATCACCCGCCATATATTGAAAAGGAGGTGATGGGCTTGTTTTCTATTATAACGTTATTATCTGTTTATTTAGCTATCTTTTTGATTGGGATGACCGTCATGAGGTCGGGATTGCTTCAATTGTCCGAGGAGAGGACAAAAGGGTATCTCACCAAATTTACCGATATGCCTTGGAAAGGTCTATTGATCGGGATATTGATTACCGGTCTACTGCAGAGCAGTTCAGCTGTCATGGTCATCACCGTTGGGTTGGTAGCGGCAGGGTATCTCACTTTTTATCAATCAATCGGCATTATGCTCGGAAGCAATATCGGTTCTACTTTTATAACAGAGCTTATCACCATAGATATTTCACAATTGATTCTCCCGATGCTTGTTATCGGATTTTTATTTTTGTTTTCTAAAAAGAAATTACCTTTCAGTTTCGGGTCTAGCATGTTCGGGTTGGGATGCTTGTTTGTTGCGATGAACGGTTTTGAATCTTTGGCTATTCCATTGTCAGGCTTCCCGAAGGTACAGGACATGCTTGCCATGACAAATGATCATCACTTATTCGGTGTAGGCATCGGAACACTCCTTACAGCCATCATCCAATCCAGCTCTGCTACAACGGGAATCAGCATGAGCTTTTTGAATAATGATCTGTTGTCCCTTCCCGCAGGAATTGCCATTATGCTTGGATCGAATATTGGGACATGTGTGACTGCCTATTTGGCCAGCCTGGGCTCCATCAGGGAGGCCAAATTGACAGCATATGCGCACATTTGGTTGAACGTTATCGGGGTGGCAGTGTTCTTTCCATTGATCCCTTGGTTGGGCGACTTGGTGGCAATGCTTGCTTCAAGTGCCGATGTGCAGTTAGCACACTCCAGCTTAATTTTTAATGTGCTAAGTTCTGCGGCGGCGTTACCGTTTTTGCGGCCGTTTGCAAGGTTTGTGGAGAGGCTACATGGATAAAGGGGCAAATATTTTAGGCTGAAGGGATTAATCCAGTTAAATTTAGCTTCCCAACAGGTTATTGTGAGTTTTTTCGGAGTTATTGTGAGTTTTAGGTGCGTTATTATGAGTTTTTCATTGGTTATTGTGAGTTTTCCATCAGTTATTGTGACAATAGTACAATTTGATCAATCAAATATCGCCACACACTAAACACCCACACCATCCACAGAAAACCCGCAAAGCTAAGTAAAAACAAAAAAGCACTCCTTCAAGCAGAAATGCTCAAGGGAGTGCTTTATTTTATATCTTAATAATCCGTATCAGCCGTTAAACCTTTAACAATTGCGATACCAGAACTTGCTCCGATACGTGTAGCTCCAGCTGCGATCATTTCTTCCGCACCTTTTGCATCACGAACACCACCGGAAGCTTTTACTCCGATTTCAGGTCCAACTGTTTGTCTCATCAGTGCAATATCAGCAACTGTTGCTCCGCCTGTTGAGAATCCAGTGGAAGTTTTCACGTAGTCCGCTCCAGCTTTAACAGCCAACTGGCATGCTCTTACTTTCTCTTCTTTTGTAAGCAGGCAAGTTTCGATGATCACTTTAGTCAACGCGCGACCTTTTGCAGCGTCTACAACTGCACGGATGTCCCGTTCCACTAACTCATCGTCGCCATCTTTAAGTGCGCTGATGTTGATAACCATGTCCACTTCAGTGGCACCGTTTTCAATTGCATTCGTCGTTTCGAATGCTTTTACTTCAGGAGTGTTTGCCCCAAGAGGAAATCCAATTACCGTACACACTTTTACGTTGCTGCCTTCTAAAAGCTCTGCAGATGTTTTTACCCAAGTCGGGTTAACACAGACAGATGCAAAGTTATATTCTCTCGCTTCTTGGCAAAGTACTTCTACTTGTTCTTTTTTTGTATCGGCTTTCAATAATGTATGATCAATCATTTCTCCAATGTTTGTATGCATGTTCATACTCCTTTCAAGTTAAGAGGTCTGACCTCTAACATCATAACATGATTCCATTATTTTGGCGAGTACAATGTTAGTATTGCCTTCAGAAAAAAATAAACAGATTTAACAAATTGGACTAACTGGATATTAATAACAATAAAACCTAAGCTTGTAGAATATCCTTCAAGCTTAGGTTTTGTTTAAGATAAAATTATTAATGTTACCGTTCTTTTGTATTACGAATTGATCGAATTGCCTCCCTTGTTTCATCAATATGCTGAATTGCATCACTGTACAACTCATTTGCAACACATGTAAAAAGAATATCTATCACATGTAGTTGTGCCAATCTAGAAGAAGTAGCTCCACTCCTAAAGGTAGCTTCCCTTGAGGTGGACGTTTTTAAGGCTATCTTAGCCAAACTGGCTACATTTGAAGAACCTAGTTTGGTAAGGCTTATAGTTGTTACTCCTTTTTTGTTGGCTAATTCCAGTACCTTTTCCACTTCATATGTGTTTCCTGAAAAAGATATCCCAAAGACTACGTCATTTTCTTTAAGGTTTGCCACATGCATAATCGCCATATGAAAGTCTGTAAAGGCACTTGCATGCTTATTGATTCGTATAAATTTAAGTTGTGCATCCTGAGCGATAATATTGGATGCACCAACTCCAAAGAAATGAATATTCTCCCCATTAGTAATTGCTTTCACAGCTTTTTTAAGTTCATTTTTGTCAATCACATCTATTGTTTCCTTAAGAGTTTGAATACTGTTATTTGTCATTTTCATAATAACTTCTGATTGAGGCTCCCCAGGTTTAATATCACGATAACCATCTACCTGGTCTTTTTTATGAAGGTCCCCAGCAATTTTTATTTTTAATTGTTGAAAACCTTTTAAGCCTAATGATTTACAGAGTCTAATAACAGCGGCACTACTTGTTTTGCTTCGTTCTCCAAGCTGACTTGCCGTTAATGATGTTGTTTCTTCGGGAAACTCAAGAATAAACTCAGCTATTTTGCGCTCTGAAGGTGGAAGCGCATCAATCATTTCTTTAATTATCAACAAAGCTCCTGAAGTATGCTGCATTTAAACACTCCACTCCAATAAATCTTACTTTACATTTAATATAACTTATCAAGTTCTTTTATTGAAGTGATAATACAGTCAGGAATACATGAAGCAGGGATTGCAGTATCTTGACTCTGGATTTCCTTATTCCATTTCTTTTTCAATAATTCAATAACTTCATTTTGTTTAGGTCTTTCATCTGCTGGGATATTTACTATGCTATCGGGATACGATCGCATAATAAATATTGATTTAGTTTGACATTCATTTGCATAACGGACATCATGGTCAATTCTATCCCCCACATGGGCTATAACTTCATCTTCTAATGTAAATGCTGATGCCATTCCAATATTAGGTTTTGCCACCCCTATTTTTTCTGGGGTAATAATCTTATCAAAAACATGATAAATATTTAGTTGTACTAAAACCGGGGCCTGATATTTGTAGTATCCATTTGTGATAATAGCCAATTTATAGCCTTTTGCTTTTAAGCTTTCTAGCGTAGAAAGAATATCCTCTTCTAGGAGATATACCTTCCCATCACTTAAATGCTTATTAACTAAAGCTTCAACATCTATTTTATGTTTAATGTTATGTTGGGTAAAAATCTGCTCAATGATACCATCCCAATCGTAGGCAGCAACAATTTCCTCCTCTAACATTCTTCTATTATGTTCATCAATAACCAATTCAAATTTCAATTCATTCAATTGATTTACTTTTGACACTTCTTGAAAAACTTGTTCTATTTCAGGGAAAACCCATCCTATAAAAGGGTTTTGCATTAGAGTCCCATCCAAATCAAACGTGATCCATTTATTTTTCATTATTTAATCGCTCCTGAGGTAAGACCTTCCATAAATTGTTTCGACGCAAACAAAAATGCGATGATCATTGGAAGGGCAGATATTGTTAATCCAGCGAACAATAGATTCCATTGCGTATCGAATTCTCCAAATAAAGTTAACATTCCTAACGGTATAGTTTTTAGAGCGTCACTTCTTATAAAAATTAACGGATAAAAGAAATCGTTCCATACGCCAATCAAATTAATGATCCCAATCGTAGCTACAGGTGCTTTCATTAGC is part of the Sutcliffiella sp. FSL R7-0096 genome and harbors:
- the deoC gene encoding deoxyribose-phosphate aldolase, producing the protein MHTNIGEMIDHTLLKADTKKEQVEVLCQEAREYNFASVCVNPTWVKTSAELLEGSNVKVCTVIGFPLGANTPEVKAFETTNAIENGATEVDMVINISALKDGDDELVERDIRAVVDAAKGRALTKVIIETCLLTKEEKVRACQLAVKAGADYVKTSTGFSTGGATVADIALMRQTVGPEIGVKASGGVRDAKGAEEMIAAGATRIGASSGIAIVKGLTADTDY
- a CDS encoding flavin reductase family protein, with protein sequence MREWTTNTVMHSYPGMVALVTAKWNGEQNIMAAGWHSYISYDPPIYGVAIAKERYTHHLMENSREFAINFVPEKFAHYIQQSGMLTGKEHNKFEELNMEYDQGRTVSAPILKEAYIAYECKVMDQQT
- a CDS encoding Na/Pi symporter, yielding MGLFSIITLLSVYLAIFLIGMTVMRSGLLQLSEERTKGYLTKFTDMPWKGLLIGILITGLLQSSSAVMVITVGLVAAGYLTFYQSIGIMLGSNIGSTFITELITIDISQLILPMLVIGFLFLFSKKKLPFSFGSSMFGLGCLFVAMNGFESLAIPLSGFPKVQDMLAMTNDHHLFGVGIGTLLTAIIQSSSATTGISMSFLNNDLLSLPAGIAIMLGSNIGTCVTAYLASLGSIREAKLTAYAHIWLNVIGVAVFFPLIPWLGDLVAMLASSADVQLAHSSLIFNVLSSAAALPFLRPFARFVERLHG
- a CDS encoding HAD family hydrolase, with product MKNKWITFDLDGTLMQNPFIGWVFPEIEQVFQEVSKVNQLNELKFELVIDEHNRRMLEEEIVAAYDWDGIIEQIFTQHNIKHKIDVEALVNKHLSDGKVYLLEEDILSTLESLKAKGYKLAIITNGYYKYQAPVLVQLNIYHVFDKIITPEKIGVAKPNIGMASAFTLEDEVIAHVGDRIDHDVRYANECQTKSIFIMRSYPDSIVNIPADERPKQNEVIELLKKKWNKEIQSQDTAIPASCIPDCIITSIKELDKLY
- a CDS encoding PhoH family protein, coding for MSEELVMMNQQLNNPNEAIALFGNQDVHLKRMEEELNVSIVTRGETVNVSGDVKQVEIVDIVIQHLLQVIRKGVSISERDVIYAIQLAKEDKIDSFLELYDEELTKNVKGKSIRVKTLGQRQYVSAIRKKDLVFGIGPAGTGKTYLAVVMAVTALKNGQVKRIILTRPAVEAGESLGFLPGDLKEKVDPYLRPLYDALHDVFGSEHTQRLIERGTIEIAPLAYMRGRTLDDAFVILDEAQNTTAAQMKMFLTRLGFGSKMVITGDISQVDLPKGMKSGLAVVRDILKNTSGIQFIELEQSDVVRHPLVARIIEAYDKLETK
- a CDS encoding nodulation protein NfeD, which gives rise to MKKVLRISYISAFVLALILSALPLFPSHTSSAEKLVHVIPVNGTVEKGLLAFINRSIETAEESGADLIVFEINTPGGAVDAASEIADSFQGTSIPTVAFVNNRALSAGAYLALYADEIYMTPNASMGAAAVITGDGNAAEDKAQSYWLNEMKNAAESNDRDPQYAMAMADKEIDLPEVGAAKGSLLTLGPKNALEVGYSEGTVSTLDELLSNLGFENAEVVTSEVTFAEKIARFLTDPIVVPILLSIGSLGLVLELYSPGFGIPGAMGISALLLFFYGHLVAGLAGLETIILFVVGVVLIVLELFVPGGILGVIGLGAVITSFFLATDDIAGMGLSLLIAMLVTIIAMVLLFTVFGKKIRLFDRIVLRDSTNTEQGYVSNVSRIELVGQEGVTMTPLRPAGTAVINEERIDVVTEGNFIGANKKVRIVKAEGSRIVVREIHSVE
- the yqfD gene encoding sporulation protein YqfD, which produces MKNQWMNFFTGSVKIIIHGKGIERFLNDCTRNGIQIWNVKKLGQEAYTCHVLLKDVKKLRSLIKRQDCTFRFLTRKGLPFLTQYSLKNSGLIVGVILCFLTVFLLSNMVWSIEIKGAEPATEHKIMQELDKLGVKKGKFQFFLMDVESIQRSLTDTISEITWIGVVLNGTSYHFEVVEKNEPKKIETLSPRSLVAKKKAMIAKIYVEKGQPLVQVNDYVDKGQVLVSGLIGKEDNKKSIAAVGEVLGETWYLTQADIPIKTTLPVLTGEAFNRHSIKVGSLKMPVWGFFNKDFERQEEYEAERPFYFWKWKLPISYVGKTVYEQEIVERIYDDEEVIEQALEMGRNQVLSNLDGDAAIKGEKVLRTHKENGKVRVDIHYQVIENIVKIEPIIQGD
- the rpsU gene encoding 30S ribosomal protein S21 — protein: MSKTVVRKNESLEDALRRFKRSVSKTGTLQEARKREFYEKPSVRRKKKSEAARKRKF
- the floA gene encoding flotillin-like protein FloA (flotillin-like protein involved in membrane lipid rafts) encodes the protein MDPTTLVILLAVVLGIIFLSVLLTFVPVMLWISALAAGVRVSIFTLVGMRLRRVIPSRVINPLIKAHKAGLAVSTNQLESHYLAGGNVDRVVNALIAAQRANIELTFERAAAIDLAGRDVLEAVQMSVNPKVIETPFIAGVAMDGIEVKAKARITVRANIERLVGGAGEETVIARVGEGIVSTIGSATDHKKVLENPDMISQTVLSKGLDAGTAFEILSIDIADIDIGKNIGAELQTDQAEADKKIAQAKAEERRAMAVAQEQEMRARVEEMRAKVVEAEAEVPLAMAEALRSGNIGVMDYMNIQNITADTDMRDSIGKLSDQPEDGEK
- a CDS encoding MurR/RpiR family transcriptional regulator; amino-acid sequence: MQHTSGALLIIKEMIDALPPSERKIAEFILEFPEETTSLTASQLGERSKTSSAAVIRLCKSLGLKGFQQLKIKIAGDLHKKDQVDGYRDIKPGEPQSEVIMKMTNNSIQTLKETIDVIDKNELKKAVKAITNGENIHFFGVGASNIIAQDAQLKFIRINKHASAFTDFHMAIMHVANLKENDVVFGISFSGNTYEVEKVLELANKKGVTTISLTKLGSSNVASLAKIALKTSTSREATFRSGATSSRLAQLHVIDILFTCVANELYSDAIQHIDETREAIRSIRNTKER
- a CDS encoding GatB/YqeY domain-containing protein yields the protein MSLLERLNTDIKQAMKDKDKEKLSVLRMVKSSIQNESIKHGRDLSEEEELTVLSRELKQRKDSLQEFDKAGREDLVHKLQGEIAIVEHYMPKQLSEEELSAIVQQTIADVNASSKADMGKVMGALMPKVKGKADGSLVNKLVQQHLS
- the yqfC gene encoding sporulation protein YqfC — encoded protein: MLKKFRSRMNNWITNNMELPADVMMDLPRITMIGQIHIYIENHRGLITFSDTEIRLLLKQGQLLVKGDSFVIRTILPEEILLEGKISQVMYLEE